The Actinomycetes bacterium nucleotide sequence CCGGGTCAGCCCGGTCTGTCCCCACCTGCCGCCGACGTTCCCGCCGCCGCCACCGGTGACGCTACCGTCCTCGTTGCCGGTCAGCCGGCCGAACCCGTTGTAGCCGAACAGCAGGTCGAGCACGCTGTTGTTCTGCGAGCCACCGACGAACGGCCGCGAGCCGGCCGGCCACAGCTCCACCACCGCGACCCACCAGCCGGACGACACCAGCAGCACGCCCAGCGCTCCGAACAGCTGCCCGAAGCGTCGGCGCAGCGACGTCGGCGCCGCGACCAGGTACATGAACACGAAGCCGGGCAGCACCAGGTAGGCCTGCAGCATCTTGGTCAGGAACGCCAACCCGATGACGGCGGCCGAGATGAGCAGCCACCGGGTGGACGCCTTCTCCACCGCGCGGACCATCGCGTAGGCCCCGATGGTCATGAGCAGTACGAGCATCGCGTCCGGGTTGTTGAACCGGAACATCAAGGTGGCGACCGGGGTCAGCGCGAGCGCCGCTCCGGCGATCAGCCCGGCCACCGCTCCGAACCACCGCAGGACGGCGGCGTACAGCACGCCCACGGTCGCGACGCCCATGAGCGCCTGCGGCGCCAGGATGCTCCAGGCGTTGACCCCGAACAACCGGGCCGACAGGCCCATCACCCACAGGGACGCCGGCGGCTTGTCGACAGTGATCAG carries:
- a CDS encoding glycosyltransferase family 39 protein, whose translation is MTTDAMTTPVQPLVEQPVGVGAAPPLPTPFERPADPRWARPALIVLLAATAVLYLWGLGASGWANSFYSAAVQAGSQSWKALFFGSFDAANLITVDKPPASLWVMGLSARLFGVNAWSILAPQALMGVATVGVLYAAVLRWFGAVAGLIAGAALALTPVATLMFRFNNPDAMLVLLMTIGAYAMVRAVEKASTRWLLISAAVIGLAFLTKMLQAYLVLPGFVFMYLVAAPTSLRRRFGQLFGALGVLLVSSGWWVAVVELWPAGSRPFVGGSQNNSVLDLLFGYNGFGRLTGNEDGSVTGGGGGNVGGRWGQTGLTR